In Paludibaculum fermentans, the genomic stretch GCGCCCATGGCGGTGCCCGCCACCGCAAGCATCCGGCGCCGCGTAATCGCATATGATTCGGCGTGTCTCATCGTGAGTCTCCTTCTATCGTCGAGTGTTGGCTTCAGTGCCAGGTGTTGGAATTTGTCTTCACCGGAAGAACAAGCGAAACCCCGTGCTTGCGCAGGAATGGGGGGCCCGCATCGACCAATTCGATGAGGATGCCGTACACTTCCGGCGAAGAACTGTTTTGATGGGCGGCTCGCTGCTGCCGCCCGCCCAATCGGCCATCGAGTTCTATGCGTCGTGCTTCTGATTGAGTTGCTCACGCAGGGCTTTATTCTGCTGCTCCAGTTCCTGGAGACGCCGTTCGAAGGGCTCCAGCGCTTCCTGGATCTGATCAGCAGTAAAGCGAGGCGTAATGTGCTGCGTGCAGTTCCAATCGAATCCTTCAATCCTGATCACGTAAGCCCGTTCGATCACGGCCTGATAGCCAGGTTCGCGGAGCCGCTTGATCCAACTGACCAGTTGCTCACCTTCGAAGACCTCCGCCCGCCCCAGTATCTTCAACCTGCCCTGGCTTGGATAGTCGACCAGGATGAGGGCTACCCGGTTGTCGGTACCAATGTTGCCCGTGCTGACGAACTGCAGATTGCCCCGGAAATCGGCGAAAGCAATCGTCTGATCATCGATCACCTTGAGAAACCCCTTGGGGCCACCGCGATGCTGGACATAGGGCCACCCAGTCGCACCTACGGTGGCCATGTAGAAACTGTCCCGCTCGGCTATGAAGGCTGATTCGTCAGGGCCCAGACGATCAGAGGAGGGCGCCCCCGCCTCCAGCCGGGCATACCGACGCCGGCTGCCATACCTTTCCTGCAGCGCTTTGACAAGCGGGGTGAAAACAAGCGATCCGAAGTGATGTGCCATGTCGGGACCAGGCTGTCGTAGCCGCCGCTAGCGCGCCGGAGTCCGAGTCGCCAGGAACAGCTCGATTCGTGCCGCGATCTCCTCGCCGTGCGTCTCCAGGGCGAAGTGACCAGTGTCGAGCATGTGGGTCTCCACATGCTTGAGATCGCGCTGATATGGAGGGGCTCCATCCGCCGGGAAGATGTAGTCGTTCTTGCCCCAGACAATCAGTGTCGGGGGCTGATACTGCCGGAAGAAGGCTTGAAACTCCGGATAGAGCGGCACGTTCGTTCCGTAGGACAGCATCAGGTCCATCTGGATATCCAGATTCCCCGGGCGGTCCAAGCCCACCTGATCCACCAACCAGGTTGTCGGGTCCAGCAGGCTGGTGTCCGCCACCCCGTTTTCGTACTGCCAGCGGGTCGACTTGGGATCGACGAGGAAGTGCAGACCGGCGCGGTTCTCGGGCGTCGGATCACCCCAGTATTTCTTGATCGGATCCCAGAATTCGAGCAACCCCTCTTCGTACGCATTGCCGTTCTGCACAATCAGCGCCTGTACCCGCTCAGGATGCCGCAGTGCCAGGCGATATCCAACCGGAGCGCCGTAATCCATGACATACATGGCAAACCTGGTAAGGCCCAGCGCGTGTACAAAGCCGTCCGTGACATTCGCCAGATTCTCGAACGTGTAAGAGTACTCCTTGTGGTTTGGCATGCTGCTCTGGCCGAACCCCGGGTAGTCCGGAGCCACTACCCGGAACTGTCCGGCGAGCCGCGGGATCAGGTTGCGGAACATATTCGACGAGGTTGGGAATCCGTGCAGGAGCAGGATCACCGGAGCCGACTCCGGCCCCGCCTCACGGTAGAAGATGTCCAGGCCGTTCACCTGAACTGTCCGGTAGTGCACCGGAAACCGGGTGCTTGCCGGCGTTGTCACTGCGGTCATTGTGTTGTTCTCCATTGCTAACTGTGTTCAAGAACGATCCGTCTGCAATCACCTTACGTGGTGGGGCAAAACCGAACTTCCGGAAAAGTGCGATTCTTCCTGGATCCTGCGGGGAGATCGCCGGGCGTTGCGGCAGAAGACGGAAAACGCTCGAAATGGGCGCGTCCCGGCCCCACGTCGAGTGAGTTCCAGCCTATAGAAATGTGTAATAGCGACTGCCCTGACGCTTTGGTAACCTCAGGCAGAAGTCGGCGTGAGTTCCTGGGTGCTGCACGCGGATTCTCACGCTGGGGCCCCACCGAGCCTCTCTGGGATACATCTCAACACGGATACAGGGCTCTCCACGGCCGAGCGAGACCGTGTCCGTCGACCCTCACCAGGAGTTCCCGCACCAACAGCAGTAGGGCAAGACGATAACCGATCAACAAGTTCCCTTTACCGGAGAAGATCGCGATGCAAGCTCAACTACTAGACCCGAATTTGACTTCGAATGGACAAAGCTGGAACCAGGCT encodes the following:
- a CDS encoding pyridoxamine 5'-phosphate oxidase family protein yields the protein MAHHFGSLVFTPLVKALQERYGSRRRYARLEAGAPSSDRLGPDESAFIAERDSFYMATVGATGWPYVQHRGGPKGFLKVIDDQTIAFADFRGNLQFVSTGNIGTDNRVALILVDYPSQGRLKILGRAEVFEGEQLVSWIKRLREPGYQAVIERAYVIRIEGFDWNCTQHITPRFTADQIQEALEPFERRLQELEQQNKALREQLNQKHDA
- a CDS encoding alpha/beta fold hydrolase; the protein is MTAVTTPASTRFPVHYRTVQVNGLDIFYREAGPESAPVILLLHGFPTSSNMFRNLIPRLAGQFRVVAPDYPGFGQSSMPNHKEYSYTFENLANVTDGFVHALGLTRFAMYVMDYGAPVGYRLALRHPERVQALIVQNGNAYEEGLLEFWDPIKKYWGDPTPENRAGLHFLVDPKSTRWQYENGVADTSLLDPTTWLVDQVGLDRPGNLDIQMDLMLSYGTNVPLYPEFQAFFRQYQPPTLIVWGKNDYIFPADGAPPYQRDLKHVETHMLDTGHFALETHGEEIAARIELFLATRTPAR